One Streptomyces sp. NBC_00223 genomic window carries:
- a CDS encoding response regulator transcription factor encodes MDTPEASLLVVDDEPNIRELLSASLRFVGFKVVSAASGADALAAVARERPDLVVLDVMLPDMTGFAVVRRLREESGPHARSASGAPDRLPVLFLTAKDGVEDKISGLTAGGDDYVTKPFSLEELIARIRAILRRTGGPTDDGRLVAGDLELDPVGHQVLRGGRPVSLSPTEFKLLAYLMANTDRVVSKLQILDHVWAYDFGGDLSIVESYISYVRRKVDSGADGAPKLIHTVRGVGYVLRRPAPGQD; translated from the coding sequence ATGGACACGCCCGAGGCCAGTCTGCTGGTCGTCGACGACGAGCCGAACATCAGGGAACTGCTCTCCGCGTCCCTGCGGTTCGTCGGCTTCAAGGTCGTCTCCGCCGCGTCCGGCGCCGACGCGCTGGCCGCGGTCGCCCGTGAGCGGCCCGACCTGGTCGTGCTCGACGTGATGCTCCCGGACATGACCGGCTTCGCCGTCGTACGGCGGCTGCGCGAGGAGTCCGGGCCGCACGCGCGGTCCGCCTCCGGCGCGCCCGACCGGCTGCCCGTGCTCTTCCTCACCGCCAAGGACGGCGTCGAGGACAAGATCAGCGGGCTGACGGCGGGCGGCGACGACTACGTCACCAAGCCGTTCAGCCTGGAGGAACTCATCGCCCGCATCCGGGCGATACTGCGCAGGACCGGCGGCCCGACCGACGACGGTCGGCTCGTCGCGGGCGATCTGGAACTCGACCCGGTCGGCCACCAGGTGCTCCGCGGCGGCCGGCCCGTCTCGCTGTCCCCCACCGAGTTCAAGCTGCTCGCCTATCTGATGGCCAACACCGACCGGGTCGTCTCCAAGCTGCAGATCCTCGACCACGTGTGGGCGTACGACTTCGGCGGCGACCTCAGCATCGTCGAGTCGTACATCTCGTACGTCCGCCGCAAGGTGGACTCCGGCGCGGACGGCGCGCCCAAGCTGATCCACACCGTGCGGGGCGTCGGCTATGTGCTGCGCCGCCCCGCGCCCGGCCAGGACTGA